In Mycobacterium branderi, the DNA window ATTCCGGTCCGCCGGTGACGGCGACGACGACTCGCTCGCGCGCCTCCCACGTATCGGTGATCCTTTTTTCCGCGCGGTATTTCGCCAGTGCGGCGTCGACTTGGTCGGCCAGCCACAGCAGCGCGAGTTCCCTTAGCGCGGTGAGGTTTCCGCTGCGGAAGTAGTTGGACAAGGCCGCGTCGATCTTCTCCGGCGCGTAGACATTGCCGTGGGAAAGCCTGCGTCGCAACGCCTCCGGGGTGATGTCGATGAGTTCGATCTGAGCGGCTTGCCGAACGACGGAATCCGGAACCGTTTCCTGCTGCACGATCCCGGTGATCTGCGCCACGACGTCGTTGAGGCTTTCCAGATGCTGGATGTTCACCGTGGAAATCACGGTGATACCGGCGTCTAGCAGCTCTTCGACGTCCTGCCAGCGTTTCTGGTTCTTGCTGCCGGGGACGTTGGTGTGCGCGAGCTCGTCGACCAATACCACCTGCGGGTTGCGGGCGAGCACGGCCGGGACGTCGAGCTCGGTGAAACGGCTGCCGCGATATTCGATGGTTCGGCGCGGAATGGTCTCGATACCTTCAAGGAGCTCAGCGACTTTGCGGCGCCCGTGCGTCTCGACCACGGCCGCCACCAGGTCGGTGCCGCGTTCCAGTCGGCGGTGCGCCTCGGACAGCATCGCGTACGTCTTGCCGACGCCGGGTGCCGCGCCGAGGTAGATACGCAGTTCTCCGCGTTTGCGCCGGTGGTCGACGACACTCACGTGATCATCATCCACCAGAGTTGTCATCGGATGACCGGATACTTGTGGTCGAGTTGCAGGTTGACAGCCAGCACGTTGACGCGAGGTTCACCGAAGAACCCGAGGTCGCGGCCACGGCAGTTCGCCCGCACGACCTCTCGGACCGCATCGGCACTGACGTGGCGCGCATGGGCGATCCGGGCCACCTGGATGTCGGCGTAGGCCTCGGAGATGTCGGGGTCCAGCCCGCTGCCGCTTGCGGTGACGGCGTCGGGCGGCACCCGCGGGCTACCCGGTGCGGCCCCGCGGATCGGCACTAGCTGGCCGAACGAGTAGTCCTCGCCGGACCGCGCGCACTCCACCCGAACCCCGTCGTAGCTGGTCAGGAAGGTCTGGGCCGTGCTCGAGCATGGCTCGTTGACGCTGACAACCCGCGTGGGGTGGACGACGTTGCCGCGTGCGTCGCGGGGACCGATCACCGACAGCACGGCGCCGACGCCGCCCGCGGTGCAGAACGGGCGCGACCCGTCCACACCCTCGCGCTCCCCGACGGCCTTGCTGCGCGAACACACCTGGGTGAGCAGGCTGGGTTTGTCCGGATCGTCGACGATGCTTTCCGGCCCGAGGTTGCCGGCGCCGCTGGCCGGGGGGTCATAACCGTCGCCGGCCGCCGACGGTCTGCTCTGGAGGTATTGCGGCAGCGGACGGCCGGCGGCGTCGGTGAACAACTGGCCGATCAGGCTGCTGCCGACCGGTTTGCCGTCGACCCGAACGATCGACCCTTGCGCCTTGTCGTGCAGGCCGGGCAGTTGCGCCACCGCCCAGATGAGCAGCGGGTAACCGGCGCCGAGGAGCACGGTGAAGACGAGCAGCGCCCGCAACGCGGCCCAGTGCTGGCGAACCAAATTCGCGAAGGTCATCTGTGCCGCTCCTCCCCATCGCTTCGTCCCCCTCGCCGCTGCGCGGCTGGGGGTGCCCCCACTGCATCGTCGCCGGCACGACTCATGTCAGCCCATCCCCGGGAGCAGTTGAACGATCAGGTCGATGAGTTTGATCCCGATGAACGGGCTGACGATCCCGCCCAGCCCGTAGACGTAGAGGTTGCGGCTGAGCAACTTCGCGGCGCTGCTCGGCGTGTAGCGAACACCGCGCAGCGCCAACGGAATCAGCGCGGCGATGATGATCGCGTTGAAGATGACCGCCGACAGGATCGCCGACTCGGGGCTGTGCAACCGCATCACGTTGACCAGGTCCAGCCCCGGGAAGATCGCGACGAACATCGCCGGGATGATCGCGAAATACTTGGCGATGTCGTTGGCGATCGAGAATGTCGTGAGCGCGCCGCGGGTGATCAACAGTTGCTTGCCGATCTCGACGATCTCGATGAGCTTGGTGGGATCGGAGTCCAGATCCACCATGTTGCCGGCTTCCTTGGCCGCGGTGGTTCCGGTGTTCATCGCCACCCCGACGTCGGCCTGGGCCAGCGCCGGCGCGTCGTTGGTGCCGTCTCCGGTCATCGCGACCAGCCGGCCGCCTTCCTGCTCGCGTTTGATCAGCACCATCTTGTCTTCGGGAGTGGCCTCGGCCAGGAAGTCGTCGACGCCGGCTTCCTCGGCAATCGCCTTGGCGGTCAACGGGTTATCGCCGGTGATCATCACCGTGCGGATGCCCATCCGGCGCATCGCGTCGAAGCGCTCACGCATGCCGTGCTTGACCACGTCCTTGAGGTAGATGACGCCCAGCACTTGGGCTTTCGTGCCGGCGGCGCCGTTGGATACCTGGCCCACCACCAACGGGGTGCCGCCGGCTGCGGCGATGCCGTCGACGATCTCGCCGAGGATGGCCGGAGGCGTCCCGCCGTTGAGCCGGATCCACTCCGCGACGGAGTTCGCCGCGCCCTTGCGCAGTTGCCGTCCCGCGATGTCCACCCCGGACATCCGGGTCACCGCAGTGAACTCCACCCAGGACGCGTTGGCCAGTTCGCCGGGCGTCCGCGCGCGCAATCCGTAAGCCTCTTTGGCGTAGACGACGACGGAGCGGCCCTCGGGTGTTTCGTCGGCGAGGCTGGACAGCTGAGCGGCGTCCGCAAGCTCCCGCTCGCTCACTCCGCTGACCGGAATGAACTCTGCCGCTTCGCGATTGCCGAGCGTGATCGTTCCGGTCTTGTCCAGCAGCAGGGTGTTGACGTCGCCGGCGGCCTCGACCGCACGCCCGGACATGGCTAATACGTTGCGCTGCACAAGCCGGTCCATGCCGGCGATCCCGATAGCCGACAGCAGCGCGCCGATGGTGGTGGGGATCAGGCAGACCAGCAACGCCACCAGCACGATGCCGGTGACCCCGTTGGTGTCCAGCGCCTGGGTGTCGGGCACACCGGGGTTGCCTGCCTTGGAGTAGATCGCCAGCGGCTGCAGTGTGGCCACCGCGAACACGAAGATGATCGTCAGCGCCGCCAGCAGGATGTTCAGCGCGAGTTCGTTCGGTGTCTTCTGCCGGTTGGCGCCCTCGACCAGTGCGATCATCCGGTCCACGAAGCTTTGGCCGGGCTTTTGCGTGATCCTGACGACGATGCGATCCGAGAGGACGGTGGTGCCGCCGGTCACTGCAGAGCGGTCGCCGCCGGACTCCCGGATCACCGGCGCCGACTCACCGGTGATGGCCGATTCGTCCACGGACGCAATGCCTTCCACGACGTCACCGTCGCCGGGGATGGTCTGGCCGGCCTCGACCACCACGATGTCGCCTTGTTGCAGCAGAGGTGCCGGCACCTTCTCCTCGACGCCGGGCGAGCCCGGGGTCCAATCCCGAAGGCGCCGCGCGACGGTGTCGGCTTTCGACTTGCGCAAGGCGTCGGCCTGGGCCTTGCCGCGCCCCTCGGCGACGGCCTCGGCCAGATTCGCGAAGAGCACCGTGAGCCACAGCCAGAACACGATCAGCCAGCCGAACCAACTCGGATCGCCGATCGCGAGCACGGTGGACCACGCGGCCCCGATTTCGACGATGAACATCACCGGGTTGCGCCACAGCGTGCGGGGATCGAGTTTTTTCAGCGCCCCGGGCAGCGACTTGCCCACCATCTTGGGGTCGAGCAGGCCGCCCTGGACCCGCTCCGCCGCTGCATGCGGTGTCCTGGCGAAATCCATTGCAGGCGAGACCATTTCAGTGGATCCCTTCGGCGAGCGGCCCCAGCGCCAGCGCAGGCAGGAAGGTGAGGGCAACCAGAATGAGGGTCACTCCCACCACCAGGCCGACGAATTGAGGCTTGTGGGTGGGCAGCGTGCCGGCCGATTCCGGCGTCATACCCTGCCGGGCCAGTGAGCCGGCCAGCGCAAGCAGCAGGATCATCGGCAGGAACCTGCCGAAGGCCATGGCCAGTCCCAAAGCCGTGTTATACCAGGTCGTATTGGCCGAAAGCCCGGCGAAGGCGGAGCCGTTGTTGTTGGCCGCCGAGGTGAATGCATACAACACCTCGGACAGGCCGTGTGGTCCGGTGTTGGCCATCCCTGCGCGCTCCGGCGGTAGCGCCATCGCGACCGCGGTGCCGAGCAGCACGATCAGCGGGGTCACCAAGAAGTAGCTTGCCGCGAACTTGATCTCACGCGGGGTGACCTTCTTGCCGAGGTATTCGGGGGTGCGGCCGACCATCAGCCCCGCCACGAACACGGTGATCACGGCGAGGACGAGGATGCCGTAGAGGCCCGATCCGGTGCCGCCGGGTGCGACCTCCCCGAGCTGCATGTTGAACATCGTCATCATGCCGCCGAGGCTGGTGTAGGAGTCGTGCGCGGAATCGACGGCGCCGGTTGACGTCAACGTCGTGGCGTCGGCGAAGATCGCGGAGTCGGCGACGCCGAACCGCTGCTCGACACCCTCCGACGCGGCGCCCGCCGCGGTGGGCACGGTTCCGTGGTGCTGCAACTGAACCAGCATCGTCACGGTGACGCTGATGGCGGCGATTACCCCCATCACCGCGGCTATCGCATAGCCCTGCTTTGTGTTGCCGACCATGCGGCCGAAGGTGCGCGGCAGCGAAAAGCTGATTACCACCAGCAGGAAGATCTCCACCCAGTTGGTCCACGTGGTCGGGTTCTCGAACGGGTGCGCGGAGGTGGCGTTGTAGAAGCCGCCGCCGTTGGTGCCCAGCAGCTTGATCGCTTCCTGGCTCGCGACCGGGCCGCCGGGAATGGTCTGCTGTGAGCCGGCCAGCGTGGTGACCACTTGGTCGTGCAGGTGGAAATTCTGGATGACGCCGCCTGCGACCAGCACCACCGCGCCGAGGATGGCGATCGGAAGCAGTATGCGCAGCGTGCCGCGGACCAGGTCCACCCAGAAGTTGCCGAGTTCACCGGTGCGGGTGCGGACGAATCCGCGGACGAATGCGACCGCGACCGCCATCCCGACCGCCGCGGACACGAAGTTCTGCACCGCCAAACCGGCCATCTGCACCAGATGTCCCTGGGTCGACTCGCCGGAGTAGGCCTGCCAATTCGTGTTGGTGACGAAGCTGACCGCGGTGTTCCAGGCCAGCGCCGGAGTCATCGGGGTCGCCGGATCGTGCAGGTGCAGCGGCAGCTTGCCCTGGATTAGCTGCAGGGCGAACAGGAACACGATGCTGACAGCGGAGAACGCGAGGACGCTGCGTGCATACCCTGGCCAGGACTGCTCGGAGCGCGGGTTGGCGCCGATCAGACGGTAGATGAATCGTTCGACGCGCCAATGCTTTTCCGCGCTGTAGACCCGGAACATGTAGTCGCCCAGCGGCACATGGACGAGCACCAGCGCCAGCACCAGAAGCGCAAGGAACAGCAGCCCGGCTGTGGTGGTGCTCATCAGAAACGTTCCGGAAAGAGCAGGGCCGCAACCAGTAACAGCGCGATGATGACGGCCAGTGCAAGGCCGATGGCGTTGGCGAGGTTCACAGCCCCTCGACTAGCTTGAGCACCATGCCGAGCACGGCGAAGACCGCCACCGTCAGCAGCAGATAGACCACTACAGACACACCATCTCCGTTTCACTACCCGCCCCGAGTCATGCTCGGTCGGCCGCGCAGCACCCACTGGGCCCTCGGGGATGAGGGCTGCAATGACGCTAAGCCCGTTCGGTATCCAGGGCAGCGGTCATTAACGCTTTCTTTACGGGTCGCGGTGCGGCCTTAACGGTCGGGCCGACAGTTAGCAGCCGCGCTGCGTGCGCCTTGCCGCGGTAGTACCGTTCGCCGTATGCGTGCCCAGGACATGGCCGAGGACTTCCCGGTTTTGACCACCGACTCCGCCGCACTCGAGGCGGTGCGCATGCTCGCTGAGCAACGCCTACCCGGCGTTTTGGTTGTTGACGCATCCGGCAGCCCGTACGCGGTGCTGCCGGCGTCGCAAGTGGTCCGTTTTATCGTGCCGGGTTACGTGCAGGACGACCCGCTGTTGTCGGGCGTACTCGAGGAATCGATGGCCGACCACGTCGCAGAGAGGTTGGAGGGCAAGACGGTCGGCGACATGCTGCCCGCGCACCTTTCCGACGTGCCGCCGGCCAACTTCGACGACACCATCATCGAGGTAGCCGCGGTAATGGCGCGGCTGCGAAGTCCGTTGGTCCCGGTCACCAAGGGTGGCAAATTGCTGGGTGTGATCACCGCATCACGCCTGCTGGCCGCGGTGCTCAAGTCTTGATCGCCCGCACGTGAACCTCTATGCGGTTATCGCAACCGCGATCTTCGTCATCGCCTACGCGTTGATCGCCAGCGACCGCGTCAACAAGACACTGGTAGCGCTCGGCGGCGCGGTCTTCGTCGTCATCTTGCCGGTGATCAACTCCGACGAGGTGTTCTTCTCGCGGGCGACCGGGATCGATTGGGACGTCATCTTTTTGCTGCTGGGCATGATGATCATTGTCAGCGTGGTACGCCAAACCGGCGTGTTCGAATACGTGGCGATCTGGGCGGCCAAGCGCGCCAACGGCTCACCGCTGCGCATCATGATCTTGCTGATGGGCGTCACCGCTGTTGCATCGGCCCTGCTGGACAACGTCACTACGGTGCTGTTGATCGCTCCGGTTACCCTGCTGGTGTGCGACCGTCTCCAGATCAGCCCGGCGCCATTCCTTATGGCCGAGGCGTTTTCGGCTAACATCGGTGGCACCGCCACGTTGGTCGGCGATCCGCCCAACATCATCATTGCGGACCGCGGCGGCGTGAGCTTCAACGACTTCCTGATTCACTTGGCACCGATCGTCGTCATCCTGATGGTCGTCCTCGCCGCGCTGCTCCCGCGCTTGTTCCCGGGCGCATTCACGGTCGACGGCGAACGGGTCGCCGATGTGATGGCATTGGACGAACGCGAAGCGATCCATGATCAACAGTTGCTGATCAAATGCGGGGCTGTGCTGGTGGCGGTGTTCGCCGGGTTCGTCGCGCATAAGGCAATTCACATGGAACCATCGCTGGTGGCGATGGTGGGCGCCGGTGTCCTCATCGTAATCTCCGGTCTGACAAGGGAATTCTATCTGCAGAGCGTGGAATGGGAGACGCTGCTGTTCTTCTCCGGGCTTTTCGTCATGGTCGGTGCGCTGGTGAGAACCGGGGTTATCGGGCAGTTGGCCAAGTTGGCGGGCCAAGCGACCGGTGGCAATGCGTTGGTGACGACGATGCTGGTCCTGGTGGTGTCCTTCGTCGCAAGCGGCTTCGTCAACAACGTGCCGTATGCCGCGACGATGACACCGATCGTCGCCGAGCTGATGTCATCCGTTCATCCACATCTCAACTCCGCGGTGCTGTGGTGGGCCTTGGCCTTGGGCACCGACCTCGGCGGCAACCTAACCGCCGTCGGAGCAAGCGCGAACGTCGTCGTCATCGGAATCGCCCAGCGCGCCGGCAGTCCCATCTCCTTTTGGGAGTTCACCCGCAAGGGTGTGGTGGTCAGCGCCGTCTCGCTGGTGCTGTGCGCCGGGTACCTTTCGCTACGCTATTTCGCCTGGGCTTGATTAGTGATTTAGTGGTGACCCGCCGCTCGGCCGGCTGTAACGACCGCAGCGCCGCGTTCGGACGTATCAGCGCCAATCAGCTTCCAGGGTAGGCCTGACCGTGCATTGGAAATCGTCAGCGTTCCTCGACGGGCAACAGCCGCGGCTCCATACCGCCGAATTGCGGTGCGGCCGTGTCCCCGAAGCCCTCGGGAGCCATCGGTGCTCTGCGGGACGTGACGTCGTACGGCACGATTATCGCGGTCGCGCCGGTAACCCGGCTGACCGCCCGGGCCATCTTGTCCGCGGTGCGGTCGTGAAGTAGCCGGCCCAGCAACGGCGAATATGTTCGGCGCGGCAACAGCACCGTGATTTTGGAGCCCGGATGATCCGTCAATTCCTTGAGGACCAGCTCCTGTGCGGCACGGCTGAGGTGACGATCCGGGCAGTCGACCACCCGCAGCCGGATGTCGTGATCGAAGTGCTCCCAGCGGTCCCGCAGTTCCGCGGCGTGATCCGCGTCCACCACGAAGTGCACCGCGATCAAGTAGTCGGCCTGTAGTCCCTTCGCGTAGCGCAGCGCCTCGATCTCGGCAAGATCGACCGAATCCACAAAGACGAAAACCCGAAGTCGCGCATGCCTGACCAATTCAGGATCATCGGGGCGAGACGCCTCGAGTACGGATGCCTCTGCGCGGTACTGCCGGTTGAGCCGCATCAAAGCGAATACCAGCACGGGGAACACCACGCCCACCAGCCAGGCACCCTGAGTGAACCTGGCCACGATGAAGATCCCCACCACGAGCGTCGACATGATCCCGGTGGCCAGGTTGATCCCCGCCTTGTATCGCCAGCCCCGGCCGCGATGCACGAAATGATGTTTGGTCATGCCGTATCCGGCCATCGCGAAGCCGGTGAACACACCGATCGCGAACAGCGGCACCAGTTCGTGGACCGAGCCGCCGGTCACCAGCAGCAGTGCCACCGCGAGCACAGCCAGTGCGATGATGCCGTTGGAGAACACCAATCGGTGACCGCGCTTGGTCAGTGGCCGTGGCAGAAATCGGTCCGTGGCAACGAAACTGGCCAGCGCGGGGAAACCGCCGAAGCCGGTATTGGCGCCGGCGAACAGAATCGCCGCGCTTGACGCCTGGACAAGAAAGTACAGGACGTTGCCGATCACCCCGTTGCCGAACACCGCCCGGGCGATTTCGGACAACATCGACGGATATTCCGCGACATACGGAGTGGCGCGGGTGACGTAGGCCAAGTAGGCGACACCCACCAGCAGGAACCCGAGGATGCAGGCCATCACCGTGAGGACGCGACGCGCATTGGGGCCTTGCGGCTCGCGAAAGACGTTGACGGTGTTGGAAATCGCTTCGACCCCGGTCAGCGATGAACCACCGTTGGCGAACCCGCGCAGCAACGCGAAAGCCGTGGCGCCCATCACCAGCGCACCACCCTGATGGATGGGCACCGCTCCGGCAATGTGCGCTGGATCGTATTTGGGTAAGCCCCAGAAG includes these proteins:
- a CDS encoding potassium-transporting ATPase subunit C, yielding MTFANLVRQHWAALRALLVFTVLLGAGYPLLIWAVAQLPGLHDKAQGSIVRVDGKPVGSSLIGQLFTDAAGRPLPQYLQSRPSAAGDGYDPPASGAGNLGPESIVDDPDKPSLLTQVCSRSKAVGEREGVDGSRPFCTAGGVGAVLSVIGPRDARGNVVHPTRVVSVNEPCSSTAQTFLTSYDGVRVECARSGEDYSFGQLVPIRGAAPGSPRVPPDAVTASGSGLDPDISEAYADIQVARIAHARHVSADAVREVVRANCRGRDLGFFGEPRVNVLAVNLQLDHKYPVIR
- the kdpB gene encoding potassium-transporting ATPase subunit KdpB; the encoded protein is MVSPAMDFARTPHAAAERVQGGLLDPKMVGKSLPGALKKLDPRTLWRNPVMFIVEIGAAWSTVLAIGDPSWFGWLIVFWLWLTVLFANLAEAVAEGRGKAQADALRKSKADTVARRLRDWTPGSPGVEEKVPAPLLQQGDIVVVEAGQTIPGDGDVVEGIASVDESAITGESAPVIRESGGDRSAVTGGTTVLSDRIVVRITQKPGQSFVDRMIALVEGANRQKTPNELALNILLAALTIIFVFAVATLQPLAIYSKAGNPGVPDTQALDTNGVTGIVLVALLVCLIPTTIGALLSAIGIAGMDRLVQRNVLAMSGRAVEAAGDVNTLLLDKTGTITLGNREAAEFIPVSGVSERELADAAQLSSLADETPEGRSVVVYAKEAYGLRARTPGELANASWVEFTAVTRMSGVDIAGRQLRKGAANSVAEWIRLNGGTPPAILGEIVDGIAAAGGTPLVVGQVSNGAAGTKAQVLGVIYLKDVVKHGMRERFDAMRRMGIRTVMITGDNPLTAKAIAEEAGVDDFLAEATPEDKMVLIKREQEGGRLVAMTGDGTNDAPALAQADVGVAMNTGTTAAKEAGNMVDLDSDPTKLIEIVEIGKQLLITRGALTTFSIANDIAKYFAIIPAMFVAIFPGLDLVNVMRLHSPESAILSAVIFNAIIIAALIPLALRGVRYTPSSAAKLLSRNLYVYGLGGIVSPFIGIKLIDLIVQLLPGMG
- the kdpA gene encoding potassium-transporting ATPase subunit KdpA; protein product: MSTTTAGLLFLALLVLALVLVHVPLGDYMFRVYSAEKHWRVERFIYRLIGANPRSEQSWPGYARSVLAFSAVSIVFLFALQLIQGKLPLHLHDPATPMTPALAWNTAVSFVTNTNWQAYSGESTQGHLVQMAGLAVQNFVSAAVGMAVAVAFVRGFVRTRTGELGNFWVDLVRGTLRILLPIAILGAVVLVAGGVIQNFHLHDQVVTTLAGSQQTIPGGPVASQEAIKLLGTNGGGFYNATSAHPFENPTTWTNWVEIFLLVVISFSLPRTFGRMVGNTKQGYAIAAVMGVIAAISVTVTMLVQLQHHGTVPTAAGAASEGVEQRFGVADSAIFADATTLTSTGAVDSAHDSYTSLGGMMTMFNMQLGEVAPGGTGSGLYGILVLAVITVFVAGLMVGRTPEYLGKKVTPREIKFAASYFLVTPLIVLLGTAVAMALPPERAGMANTGPHGLSEVLYAFTSAANNNGSAFAGLSANTTWYNTALGLAMAFGRFLPMILLLALAGSLARQGMTPESAGTLPTHKPQFVGLVVGVTLILVALTFLPALALGPLAEGIH
- a CDS encoding potassium-transporting ATPase subunit F, encoding MNLANAIGLALAVIIALLLVAALLFPERF
- a CDS encoding CBS domain-containing protein, translated to MRAQDMAEDFPVLTTDSAALEAVRMLAEQRLPGVLVVDASGSPYAVLPASQVVRFIVPGYVQDDPLLSGVLEESMADHVAERLEGKTVGDMLPAHLSDVPPANFDDTIIEVAAVMARLRSPLVPVTKGGKLLGVITASRLLAAVLKS
- a CDS encoding ArsB/NhaD family transporter, producing MNLYAVIATAIFVIAYALIASDRVNKTLVALGGAVFVVILPVINSDEVFFSRATGIDWDVIFLLLGMMIIVSVVRQTGVFEYVAIWAAKRANGSPLRIMILLMGVTAVASALLDNVTTVLLIAPVTLLVCDRLQISPAPFLMAEAFSANIGGTATLVGDPPNIIIADRGGVSFNDFLIHLAPIVVILMVVLAALLPRLFPGAFTVDGERVADVMALDEREAIHDQQLLIKCGAVLVAVFAGFVAHKAIHMEPSLVAMVGAGVLIVISGLTREFYLQSVEWETLLFFSGLFVMVGALVRTGVIGQLAKLAGQATGGNALVTTMLVLVVSFVASGFVNNVPYAATMTPIVAELMSSVHPHLNSAVLWWALALGTDLGGNLTAVGASANVVVIGIAQRAGSPISFWEFTRKGVVVSAVSLVLCAGYLSLRYFAWA